A genomic window from Dehalobacter sp. 12DCB1 includes:
- the purD gene encoding phosphoribosylamine--glycine ligase, with protein sequence MADLSGCQNNGKKILLVGSGGREHALAWKINQSPFCQKLFVAPGNAGTAQWNVPIKANELNALVDFAKDEGIDLTIIGPEEPLSLGIVNAFQAAGLRVFGPSGAAATLESSKAFAKEIMVQAKVPTADYRTFTEKSEAERYIRETGAPIVIKADGLAAGKGVIVAATLEEAFEGIETIMGGAFGAAGDKVVVEEFLEGQEVSLLCFCDGEKALPMTPVQDHKRALDGDMGLNTGGMGTYSPPPFWTKALEQEVIDTIAQPTLSVMRQRGTPFTGVLFLGLMITAKGPKLLEYNVRFGDPETQVVMTLLKSDLIPIFEACIDGKLPEVKIEWHAGTALCVVMAAPGYPGEYRKGIPISLPTTQENQVVFHAGTKMEDGKLVNSGGRVLGVTVRDASIAAARENVYALVDSIKFPDAHFRTDIGIKGLNIQ encoded by the coding sequence ATGGCTGACTTGTCTGGATGTCAAAATAACGGGAAGAAAATTCTGCTTGTAGGCTCAGGAGGAAGAGAGCATGCCCTTGCCTGGAAAATCAATCAGAGTCCTTTTTGTCAGAAACTCTTTGTAGCTCCGGGTAACGCAGGAACAGCGCAATGGAATGTTCCGATCAAGGCCAATGAACTTAACGCTTTGGTTGACTTCGCCAAGGATGAAGGGATTGATCTTACGATTATTGGTCCTGAGGAACCACTTAGTCTGGGAATTGTCAACGCTTTTCAGGCTGCAGGACTCAGAGTTTTTGGCCCGTCCGGAGCGGCAGCAACGCTTGAAAGCAGCAAAGCCTTTGCCAAGGAAATTATGGTACAGGCGAAGGTTCCGACAGCAGACTACCGGACTTTTACCGAGAAGAGTGAAGCAGAAAGATATATTAGAGAAACCGGCGCCCCGATTGTCATTAAAGCGGATGGTTTGGCGGCAGGTAAAGGGGTCATTGTGGCAGCTACACTGGAAGAGGCGTTTGAAGGCATCGAGACCATTATGGGTGGGGCCTTCGGTGCTGCTGGAGACAAGGTCGTGGTTGAAGAATTTTTGGAGGGGCAGGAGGTCAGCCTGCTGTGCTTTTGCGACGGTGAAAAGGCTCTCCCGATGACTCCCGTTCAGGATCACAAGAGAGCGCTCGACGGGGATATGGGGTTAAATACAGGTGGAATGGGGACTTATTCTCCACCTCCTTTCTGGACCAAAGCGTTAGAACAGGAAGTTATCGATACGATTGCTCAGCCGACGCTTTCAGTTATGCGCCAAAGAGGAACTCCATTTACCGGCGTACTGTTTTTAGGCCTAATGATTACGGCCAAAGGCCCTAAACTTCTGGAATACAATGTTCGGTTCGGTGATCCTGAGACACAGGTTGTGATGACCCTGCTCAAGTCGGACTTGATCCCAATCTTCGAGGCTTGTATCGACGGGAAACTGCCCGAAGTCAAAATCGAATGGCATGCCGGCACCGCGCTGTGTGTGGTCATGGCTGCTCCCGGCTATCCGGGTGAATACCGGAAGGGGATTCCGATCAGTCTTCCGACGACCCAAGAAAATCAGGTAGTTTTCCATGCCGGCACAAAGATGGAAGACGGAAAACTAGTCAATTCAGGCGGCCGGGTACTTGGCGTCACCGTCCGTGATGCATCTATTGCGGCAGCTAGGGAGAATGTCTATGCGCTCGTCGATAGTATCAAGTTCCCTGATGCCCATTTCCGCACCGACATAGGGATTAAAGGACTCAACATCCAATGA
- the purH gene encoding bifunctional phosphoribosylaminoimidazolecarboxamide formyltransferase/IMP cyclohydrolase: MVKKAVISVSDKTGIVEFAGGLVAEGFELISTGGTYKTLKEADIPVRYVSEITGFPEILDGRVKTLHPKIHGGILAIDTEKHRAQCAENGIDFIDLVCVNLYPFRETIAKEGVTFEEAIENIDIGGPTMVRSAAKNHNRVTIIVNPENYGRVLESLRENGGIPLALRKELAAEAFAHTAEYDRLIAGYLEGQIDTKASFPQHLRVVAAKVQDLRYGENPGQQAAFYADPEAGKGTLAYGQQLQGKELSYNNWMDMDAAWKIAAEYDKIVCVIIKHTNPCGVALGNSLLEAYQRALEADPVSAYGGIIALNRVVDEATAEAIKEKFYEVVIAPDFSPRAKEILAAKVNLRLFAVGREACCKTRGWKIRTVNGGFLVQDEDEGTTPPAEWEVVTEAKPTEDDLAELEFAWKACKHVKSNAIVISTKRQVIGVGAGQMNRVGSAKIALEQAAEKAQGAYMASDAFFPFPDTVQLAHSHGIKAIVHPGGSIRDKEVIETANRLGMIILHTGRRHFEH, from the coding sequence ATGGTGAAAAAAGCAGTGATCAGTGTTTCAGACAAAACAGGTATCGTAGAATTTGCCGGAGGCCTTGTTGCCGAGGGCTTTGAACTGATTTCAACAGGTGGTACGTATAAGACATTGAAAGAAGCGGATATTCCTGTTCGTTATGTAAGTGAAATTACAGGGTTTCCGGAAATCCTTGATGGCAGGGTTAAAACCCTCCATCCGAAGATTCACGGCGGAATCCTCGCCATTGATACTGAGAAACACCGGGCTCAGTGCGCGGAAAACGGAATCGATTTTATCGATTTAGTTTGCGTAAATCTCTACCCTTTCAGAGAAACAATTGCTAAAGAAGGGGTTACCTTCGAAGAAGCGATCGAGAATATTGATATCGGCGGACCGACCATGGTCCGTTCGGCTGCGAAAAATCACAACAGAGTAACTATTATCGTCAATCCGGAAAACTACGGCAGGGTGCTTGAGAGCCTCAGGGAGAACGGTGGCATCCCATTGGCCTTGCGCAAAGAACTTGCAGCCGAAGCGTTTGCGCATACGGCGGAATATGACCGTCTGATTGCCGGATATCTGGAAGGTCAAATCGATACAAAAGCCTCTTTTCCGCAGCATCTCCGTGTAGTGGCGGCTAAGGTGCAGGATCTTCGCTATGGAGAAAATCCCGGGCAGCAGGCGGCCTTTTACGCGGACCCAGAGGCTGGGAAGGGGACACTTGCCTATGGCCAGCAGCTTCAGGGCAAGGAGCTGTCCTACAATAACTGGATGGACATGGACGCAGCGTGGAAGATTGCTGCGGAATATGACAAGATCGTCTGTGTGATCATTAAACATACCAATCCATGTGGTGTTGCGCTTGGAAACTCACTGCTGGAAGCTTATCAAAGAGCACTGGAAGCGGATCCGGTCTCGGCGTACGGCGGAATTATTGCACTTAACCGTGTGGTAGATGAAGCCACAGCTGAAGCGATTAAAGAGAAATTTTACGAAGTGGTCATTGCTCCAGATTTTAGCCCGCGGGCGAAAGAAATTTTGGCTGCAAAAGTTAACCTTCGTTTGTTTGCAGTTGGCAGGGAAGCGTGCTGTAAGACGCGGGGCTGGAAAATCCGTACGGTAAATGGTGGTTTCCTGGTTCAGGATGAGGATGAAGGAACGACACCGCCTGCCGAATGGGAAGTCGTCACGGAAGCCAAGCCGACCGAAGATGATCTGGCTGAACTGGAGTTTGCCTGGAAAGCCTGCAAGCATGTCAAGTCCAATGCGATTGTTATTTCAACGAAAAGGCAGGTCATTGGTGTCGGAGCCGGCCAGATGAACAGGGTCGGCTCGGCCAAAATTGCGCTTGAGCAGGCTGCAGAAAAAGCACAGGGTGCCTATATGGCTTCGGATGCTTTCTTCCCGTTTCCGGATACGGTCCAACTGGCTCATTCCCATGGGATCAAAGCTATTGTTCATCCCGGTGGTTCCATTCGGGACAAAGAAGTGATTGAAACAGCCAACAGGCTTGGAATGATTATTCTCCATACCGGAAGAAGACATTTTGAGCACTAA
- the purN gene encoding phosphoribosylglycinamide formyltransferase, with the protein MKVAVLASGRGSNLQALLDEWQDGRLPVEFVGVGSNKIDAKALVRAEKSGIQIRTFPRESYADKNSQETDILNWLEVIDTELLILAGYMQVLSPDFIRRAKYPILNIHPSLLPSFPGLHPQKQAVEYGVKVSGCTVHFVDEGMDSGPIILQEAVPVFAEDDADQLAARILKVEHTIYPEAVRLIVNGKIKREGRRVIVLRDS; encoded by the coding sequence ATGAAAGTTGCCGTACTCGCTTCAGGGCGTGGCAGCAACCTGCAGGCCTTGTTGGACGAATGGCAGGATGGACGGCTTCCTGTAGAATTTGTGGGCGTAGGTTCGAATAAAATAGACGCAAAAGCTCTGGTTAGGGCAGAAAAATCCGGTATTCAGATCCGTACCTTTCCGAGGGAAAGCTATGCGGACAAGAACTCTCAGGAAACGGATATCTTAAACTGGCTTGAAGTCATTGATACGGAACTGCTGATTCTGGCCGGTTACATGCAGGTGTTAAGCCCGGATTTTATCCGCAGGGCCAAATATCCCATTCTGAACATCCATCCTTCGCTGCTGCCGTCTTTTCCTGGCTTACATCCCCAAAAACAGGCAGTAGAATATGGTGTTAAAGTCAGCGGCTGCACGGTGCATTTTGTGGACGAGGGAATGGATTCTGGACCGATTATCCTGCAGGAGGCGGTGCCGGTTTTTGCTGAGGATGATGCCGATCAGCTGGCTGCAAGAATTCTGAAAGTTGAGCACACCATCTATCCAGAGGCAGTCAGACTTATTGTGAATGGGAAGATAAAAAGAGAGGGAAGAAGAGTGATTGTCCTCAGAGATTCATAA
- the purM gene encoding phosphoribosylformylglycinamidine cyclo-ligase: MGITYKDAGVDIQAGNEAVEKIKPAVAATWRPGVLGGLGGFGGLFSLDLQKYSDPVLVSGTDGVGTKLRLAFQLDKHDTIGQDAVAMCVNDVLVQGAEPLFFLDYLAVGKLVPERIASIVGGVAEGCRLAGCALIGGETAEMPGFYAEEEYDIAGFAVGAVNRDKLIDGSDIREGDILLGLKSSGLHSNGFSLVRKIFAEYPLDKVFPELGRPLGEVLIIPTRIYVKSVLALLDKMAVPGMVHITGGGLTENIPRILPSGLGTEIVTSAWQIPPVFQLMQKLGKVEDPEMLRTFNMGIGFVLVIHPENEKQAMDILVGNGEEPVRIGSVISGQGVSYR; the protein is encoded by the coding sequence ATGGGAATTACCTATAAAGATGCCGGTGTGGATATCCAGGCCGGAAATGAAGCTGTGGAGAAAATTAAGCCTGCAGTAGCTGCAACCTGGCGGCCCGGAGTTTTAGGGGGACTCGGCGGATTTGGCGGATTGTTCAGCCTGGATCTGCAGAAATATTCTGACCCCGTGCTGGTTTCCGGTACGGATGGTGTCGGAACAAAATTGCGCCTGGCTTTTCAGTTGGATAAGCATGATACCATCGGCCAGGACGCTGTTGCGATGTGCGTGAATGATGTTCTGGTCCAGGGTGCCGAGCCATTGTTTTTCCTCGATTATCTTGCGGTAGGAAAGCTGGTTCCGGAAAGAATTGCCTCCATCGTAGGCGGTGTGGCTGAAGGCTGCCGTCTGGCAGGCTGTGCACTCATTGGCGGCGAAACTGCTGAGATGCCCGGCTTTTACGCTGAAGAAGAATATGATATTGCCGGCTTTGCTGTCGGTGCGGTGAACCGGGACAAGCTGATCGACGGTTCGGACATCCGCGAAGGGGATATCCTTTTAGGTCTGAAGTCCAGCGGACTGCATAGCAACGGCTTTTCTCTTGTCCGCAAGATTTTTGCGGAATACCCGCTTGACAAGGTGTTCCCGGAACTCGGGAGGCCACTCGGGGAGGTACTGATTATCCCGACCAGGATCTATGTAAAGTCAGTGCTGGCCCTTCTGGATAAGATGGCTGTTCCCGGTATGGTACATATTACCGGCGGCGGTTTGACTGAAAATATTCCAAGGATTCTGCCGTCCGGACTTGGAACGGAGATTGTCACTTCTGCATGGCAAATTCCGCCGGTATTTCAATTGATGCAGAAACTTGGCAAGGTTGAAGATCCGGAGATGTTAAGGACGTTTAATATGGGAATTGGCTTTGTCCTGGTCATTCATCCTGAAAATGAAAAACAGGCCATGGATATTCTGGTTGGAAACGGGGAAGAGCCGGTCAGGATAGGCAGTGTGATTTCTGGACAAGGAGTGAGTTATCGATGA
- the purF gene encoding amidophosphoribosyltransferase, giving the protein MDLFWDDKPKEECGLFGIFAPEKEIARLTYYGLYALQHRGQESAGIAVSDGRKIVVEKGMGLVSEVFSPDLLAGLQGKMAIGHVRYSTTGSSLLSNAQPLVVHFQNGMMALAHNGNLTNAVEIRQELGSQGTVFQTTIDSEVILNMIARYRRHSLEDAIIKTMIDIKGAYALLIMAEDKIVGARDPHGLRPLCIGRLGERYCFASESCALDTIGAEFVRDVKPGEVVTIDETGLHTRLGTPQERIAPCSFEYIYFARPDSTLDNLNVWESRRQMGVQLAKECPIEADVIIPVPDSGTPAALGYAQTLGIPFEEGLLKNRYVGRTFIQPTQELREVAVRIKLNANKQVIRGRRVVMIDDSIVRGTTSSKLVEMVKGCGAKEVHLLVSSPPVKYSCYYGIDTAEREKLIANQMNIDEIRKFVGADTLYYLSEEGLKKALGSDPVCLACFNGDYPTTVPKKFSKEDMEC; this is encoded by the coding sequence GTGGATTTGTTCTGGGATGACAAGCCCAAAGAGGAGTGTGGTCTCTTCGGAATTTTTGCTCCTGAAAAGGAAATTGCCCGTCTGACTTATTATGGCCTTTATGCGCTGCAGCATAGGGGACAGGAAAGTGCGGGGATTGCTGTTTCCGATGGAAGAAAAATCGTTGTAGAAAAAGGAATGGGCTTGGTATCCGAGGTATTTTCGCCTGATTTGCTTGCAGGTCTGCAAGGGAAAATGGCGATCGGACATGTCCGGTATTCAACAACGGGTTCAAGTCTGTTATCGAATGCACAGCCGCTGGTTGTTCACTTTCAGAATGGGATGATGGCGCTCGCACATAATGGGAATCTGACGAACGCCGTAGAAATCAGACAAGAACTTGGCAGTCAGGGAACAGTCTTTCAGACAACCATTGACAGCGAAGTCATTCTGAATATGATTGCACGTTACCGCAGGCATAGCCTGGAAGATGCAATTATCAAAACGATGATTGACATCAAAGGAGCCTATGCACTGCTAATTATGGCTGAAGACAAAATTGTCGGGGCGAGAGATCCCCATGGTCTGAGGCCCTTGTGCATCGGACGTTTGGGAGAACGGTACTGTTTTGCTTCGGAAAGCTGTGCACTTGATACGATCGGCGCGGAATTTGTCAGGGACGTTAAACCAGGAGAAGTCGTGACAATTGACGAAACAGGACTTCATACCCGTTTGGGTACGCCGCAGGAACGGATTGCTCCCTGTTCTTTTGAATATATTTATTTCGCACGGCCTGACAGTACGCTGGATAATCTGAATGTCTGGGAAAGCAGGAGGCAAATGGGTGTTCAGCTGGCGAAAGAATGTCCGATTGAGGCTGATGTGATTATTCCGGTTCCAGACTCCGGGACGCCGGCCGCTCTGGGCTATGCCCAAACGCTGGGTATCCCTTTTGAGGAGGGGCTGCTCAAAAACAGGTATGTTGGACGGACGTTCATTCAGCCAACGCAGGAGTTAAGAGAAGTTGCTGTCCGGATTAAGCTGAATGCCAACAAACAGGTCATCCGCGGACGTAGGGTTGTGATGATTGATGATTCGATTGTCAGAGGGACAACGAGCTCCAAGCTCGTCGAGATGGTCAAAGGATGCGGCGCCAAGGAGGTTCATCTACTGGTCAGCTCACCTCCGGTGAAGTATTCCTGTTATTATGGCATCGATACAGCTGAAAGGGAAAAATTGATTGCCAATCAAATGAACATTGATGAAATTCGTAAGTTTGTAGGAGCGGACACCCTGTACTATCTGTCGGAGGAAGGGCTGAAAAAGGCTTTAGGCAGTGATCCAGTTTGCCTGGCCTGTTTTAACGGTGATTATCCGACCACTGTTCCGAAGAAGTTCTCTAAAGAAGACATGGAGTGTTAA
- the purC gene encoding phosphoribosylaminoimidazolesuccinocarboxamide synthase, producing MEKLAMLYEGKAKKIYDTNDKNVFWVEYKDDATAFNGIKKGTIVDKGIINNKMSAMMFSYLQRNGVDTHFVELLNDREQIVRRLQMVPLEIVVRNIVAGSLVKKVGKEEGYPLASPVLELYYKDDALGDPMVNETHAIAMGWATIEQINKMKEIALKVNELMNKIVAKAGIDLVDYKLEFGLIDGKVMLGDEISPDTCRFWDKDTGEKLDKDRFRRDLGKIEEAYAEVYTRLKNAVENA from the coding sequence ATGGAAAAGCTTGCAATGCTGTATGAAGGCAAAGCCAAAAAAATCTATGATACGAATGACAAAAATGTTTTCTGGGTCGAGTATAAAGATGATGCAACTGCCTTTAACGGGATAAAAAAGGGCACCATTGTTGATAAAGGGATCATCAACAATAAGATGTCCGCAATGATGTTTTCCTATCTTCAAAGAAACGGCGTGGATACACATTTTGTTGAGCTTTTAAATGACAGAGAACAAATTGTTCGCCGCCTGCAGATGGTTCCGCTGGAAATCGTTGTCCGTAATATTGTAGCCGGCAGTCTCGTGAAGAAGGTTGGCAAAGAAGAGGGTTATCCTCTGGCTTCTCCTGTACTTGAGCTTTATTACAAGGATGACGCGCTCGGTGATCCGATGGTTAATGAAACCCATGCGATTGCGATGGGATGGGCAACGATCGAACAAATCAACAAAATGAAAGAAATTGCTTTGAAGGTCAATGAGCTTATGAACAAAATTGTTGCCAAGGCTGGGATTGATCTGGTTGACTACAAGCTGGAGTTTGGTCTGATTGACGGTAAAGTTATGCTCGGAGATGAGATTTCTCCGGACACCTGCCGCTTCTGGGACAAAGATACCGGAGAAAAGCTGGATAAGGACCGTTTCCGCCGCGATCTCGGCAAGATTGAAGAAGCGTATGCCGAAGTATATACCCGTCTGAAGAACGCCGTAGAAAATGCTTAA
- the purB gene encoding adenylosuccinate lyase, whose product MIERYTLPAMGRIWKDEYRLTLWLKIEVAACEGWAKKGKIPQEAVEVIRQKAAFSWDRVKEIEEVTQHDVLAFLTNVAENVGDEAKYIHLGLTSSDVLDTSLSLQLVEASDILLEKMDKLIDVLGRKALEYKDTLQMGRSHGIHAEPITFGLKFALWYDEMKRQKERLKYAREEIRVGQVSGAVGTFANVDPAVEEWVCESLGLKPAPVSTQIIQRDRHAFYVGVLAGIASSLDKIATEIRNLQRTDVHEVEEPFGKGQKGSSAMPHKKNPVISERICGMARLIRGNAQVAFENVALWHERDISHSSAERVILPDSTIALDYMLHKMIQTLEGLRVSPEQMMTNIEKVYGLIFSQRVMLSLVDKGMSRETSYALVQKNAMRAWDTKVPFKDYVLQDAEIMQFLTKEEVDALFDYEYHTKNIDYIFRRVGLLK is encoded by the coding sequence GTGATAGAAAGGTATACGCTTCCCGCTATGGGGAGAATATGGAAAGATGAATACCGTCTAACGCTATGGCTGAAGATAGAAGTTGCAGCCTGCGAAGGATGGGCGAAAAAAGGAAAGATCCCGCAAGAGGCTGTCGAAGTGATTCGTCAGAAGGCCGCTTTTTCCTGGGACAGGGTCAAGGAAATTGAAGAAGTCACCCAGCATGACGTGCTGGCCTTTTTGACCAATGTCGCTGAAAACGTCGGCGATGAAGCTAAATATATCCATCTTGGACTGACCTCTTCCGATGTACTGGATACATCGCTCTCACTGCAGCTGGTTGAGGCTTCCGATATCCTGCTCGAGAAGATGGATAAGCTGATTGATGTTTTGGGCAGAAAAGCCCTCGAATACAAAGATACGCTGCAAATGGGAAGATCACACGGGATTCATGCCGAACCGATTACATTCGGCCTGAAATTCGCACTTTGGTATGACGAAATGAAACGGCAGAAAGAGCGGCTAAAATATGCGCGCGAAGAGATCCGGGTAGGCCAGGTTTCAGGTGCAGTCGGTACGTTTGCGAATGTTGATCCTGCCGTGGAAGAATGGGTCTGTGAGAGCCTGGGTTTAAAGCCGGCTCCAGTGTCAACCCAGATTATCCAGCGGGACAGGCATGCATTCTATGTGGGTGTGTTGGCCGGAATCGCTTCTTCACTTGATAAGATTGCGACCGAGATTCGTAATCTGCAGCGGACGGACGTCCACGAGGTGGAAGAACCTTTTGGCAAGGGACAAAAAGGCTCTTCAGCGATGCCGCATAAGAAAAACCCGGTTATTTCGGAAAGAATTTGCGGAATGGCCCGCCTAATCCGCGGAAATGCTCAGGTCGCTTTTGAAAATGTCGCACTCTGGCATGAAAGAGATATATCCCATTCCTCAGCTGAACGCGTGATCCTTCCTGACAGCACCATTGCACTGGATTATATGCTGCATAAGATGATTCAGACTTTGGAAGGATTAAGAGTGTCCCCGGAACAGATGATGACAAACATTGAAAAGGTCTATGGCCTGATCTTTTCCCAAAGGGTTATGCTATCGCTGGTTGATAAGGGCATGAGCAGGGAGACATCCTACGCGTTGGTACAAAAAAATGCAATGAGAGCCTGGGACACCAAAGTACCGTTTAAGGATTATGTGCTTCAGGATGCTGAGATCATGCAGTTCCTAACCAAAGAAGAAGTCGATGCGCTGTTTGATTATGAGTATCATACGAAAAACATTGACTATATTTTCCGCAGAGTCGGGCTACTGAAATAA
- the purE gene encoding 5-(carboxyamino)imidazole ribonucleotide mutase has translation MISVGVIMGSDSDFSIMEEAAKILQQFSVPFEMKISSAHRTLKRTVEWVESFEKQGGKVIIAGAGMAAHLPGVIAGATTLPVIGVPIKSGALEGVDALYAIVQMPPGIPVATVGINGARNAALLAVEMLAIADPELQNQLKAFRQKMAADVEAKDSALQDKLKV, from the coding sequence ATGATCTCTGTTGGTGTAATCATGGGCAGCGATTCTGATTTTTCCATCATGGAGGAAGCAGCAAAAATTCTGCAGCAATTTTCAGTACCCTTTGAAATGAAAATATCTTCTGCTCACCGCACGCTGAAAAGAACCGTGGAATGGGTGGAAAGTTTTGAGAAGCAGGGAGGAAAAGTGATTATTGCCGGAGCCGGTATGGCCGCGCATCTTCCAGGTGTGATCGCCGGAGCCACGACGCTCCCTGTTATTGGTGTCCCGATCAAGAGTGGCGCTTTGGAGGGGGTTGATGCGCTTTATGCGATTGTGCAAATGCCTCCGGGCATCCCGGTCGCCACGGTCGGGATCAACGGTGCCCGCAACGCAGCGCTTTTAGCTGTAGAAATGCTGGCGATAGCTGATCCGGAACTGCAGAACCAGCTAAAAGCTTTTAGACAAAAAATGGCAGCAGATGTTGAAGCCAAGGATAGTGCGCTTCAGGATAAACTGAAAGTTTAG
- a CDS encoding HD-GYP domain-containing protein produces the protein MRLVNIKYVQEGSLLAKPIRNSYGRILLGEGVALDKNYLSKLKDIGYDMVFIQDERFQDIEIGYAITDKTKEIAYNAVRGVTDELEKNPEAEIDADSVRYAVLNLVQDLLHSSDILSNLTDINGYDEYTYHHSINTTVLALMLGIGKGFTQNQLLELGMGVLMHDIGKTKISKEILNKKGKLEEEEFQQIKAHPLYGYEYIRGNRDFSILSAHVALQHHEKWKGGGYPRGLRENEIHEYARIASVADVYEALTSKRPYRDAMPPYLAYEYVIVHSGLQFDPEIVCIFAQSVAPYPVGTGIELSNGLRGVVIKQNPILPTRPVVRVIAQGDQALDNPDDLDLSKHLSTMITSIVDH, from the coding sequence ATGAGGTTAGTCAATATCAAATATGTTCAGGAAGGATCTTTGTTGGCCAAACCGATAAGAAACTCCTACGGTAGGATCCTTCTCGGTGAAGGAGTCGCACTCGATAAGAATTATCTGTCAAAGCTTAAAGATATCGGCTACGATATGGTATTCATTCAAGATGAACGATTTCAAGATATTGAAATCGGTTATGCCATTACGGACAAGACCAAAGAAATTGCCTATAATGCGGTTCGGGGGGTTACCGATGAACTGGAGAAAAATCCGGAGGCGGAGATAGATGCGGATTCAGTCCGTTATGCGGTTCTGAATCTTGTTCAGGATTTGTTGCACAGTTCTGATATCCTCAGTAATCTAACTGATATTAATGGCTACGACGAATATACATATCATCATTCGATCAATACCACAGTCTTGGCTTTGATGCTCGGAATCGGCAAAGGCTTTACGCAAAATCAGCTTTTGGAGCTTGGGATGGGAGTTCTGATGCATGACATCGGAAAAACAAAAATATCGAAAGAAATTCTGAATAAAAAAGGTAAATTGGAAGAAGAAGAATTCCAGCAGATTAAGGCCCATCCGCTATATGGTTACGAATATATCCGCGGAAACCGCGATTTCAGCATCCTATCTGCCCATGTTGCGCTGCAGCATCATGAAAAATGGAAGGGCGGGGGCTACCCCAGGGGGCTAAGAGAGAATGAAATTCATGAATACGCCAGGATTGCCTCTGTTGCCGACGTGTATGAGGCTTTGACCAGCAAGCGTCCTTATCGCGATGCAATGCCCCCTTACCTGGCATACGAATATGTCATTGTTCATTCGGGGCTGCAGTTTGACCCTGAAATCGTTTGCATTTTTGCTCAGTCTGTGGCGCCGTATCCGGTAGGAACCGGTATAGAGCTTAGCAATGGTTTGCGCGGTGTTGTTATCAAACAAAACCCTATTTTGCCAACAAGACCGGTGGTCAGGGTAATTGCTCAAGGCGATCAGGCCCTGGACAATCCAGATGACCTAGATTTATCCAAGCATTTATCTACGATGATCACCAGCATTGTGGATCATTGA